From Stenotrophomonas maltophilia, a single genomic window includes:
- a CDS encoding glycine zipper 2TM domain-containing protein, producing the protein MAMKTSTRLLVLGTLLAASSVAGAQTYGPRDEGRKFNDGSRVVCKNVEVQRNSRDPNRIAGTATGAVIGGLLGNQVGGGNGKKLATVAGAVAGGAAGRQIQGNSQQKNGDRVVERRCERVYR; encoded by the coding sequence ATGGCCATGAAGACCTCGACTCGACTGCTTGTGCTGGGCACGCTGCTGGCGGCCAGTTCGGTTGCAGGCGCACAGACCTACGGGCCGCGTGATGAAGGGCGCAAGTTCAACGATGGCAGCCGCGTGGTCTGCAAGAACGTGGAAGTGCAACGCAATTCGCGTGACCCCAACCGTATTGCCGGTACAGCCACCGGTGCGGTGATTGGTGGCCTGCTCGGCAACCAGGTGGGTGGCGGCAACGGCAAGAAGCTGGCCACCGTCGCCGGTGCCGTCGCCGGTGGCGCCGCGGGCCGGCAGATCCAGGGCAACAGCCAGCAGAAAAACGGTGATCGCGTGGTCGAACGCCGCTGCGAGCGTGTTTACCGCTGA
- a CDS encoding ABC transporter permease: MSTLWRSLRQTLMAVLCDRYAIVVMVGAVILYSFFYPAAYRHQVAGNLPVLVVDEDHSATSRELLRKLDALRVARVVGQPADIDSARQQLEAGHAEGIVLIPANLERDILRGHPAKLVLLGNGAYLGRASWVLGSVADALGAFGREAVVGQAAFMGAPQAPPVTLVQRPLYNTQEGYGSAIVPGVAELIVHQTLLMGIGVLLGGRRLALGRRLRFDLPTLAGMALGFGLIGLFGLFYYAGFTAWVQDYPRGGNPLGQLLGGTLFIAATVAFGLFVGSFFRTRERAFQYIIATSIPLFFLANLSWPAVMTPRPLVWLAQLLPTTSGINLMVRLNQMDARLAEVSHELITLSILLLLYGSLAAWRLLAKKGTEGIKS, from the coding sequence ATGAGCACGCTCTGGCGCAGCCTGCGGCAGACCCTGATGGCGGTGCTGTGCGACCGCTATGCGATCGTGGTGATGGTCGGCGCGGTGATCCTGTATTCGTTCTTCTACCCGGCGGCGTACCGCCACCAGGTGGCCGGCAACCTGCCGGTGCTGGTGGTGGACGAAGACCACAGCGCCACCAGCCGCGAACTGCTGCGAAAGCTGGACGCGCTGCGGGTCGCACGCGTGGTCGGGCAACCGGCCGACATCGACAGTGCGCGCCAGCAGCTGGAAGCCGGCCACGCCGAAGGCATCGTGCTGATTCCGGCCAACCTGGAGCGCGACATCCTGCGCGGCCACCCCGCCAAGCTGGTGCTGCTCGGCAACGGCGCCTACCTGGGCCGTGCCAGCTGGGTGCTGGGCAGCGTGGCCGATGCACTGGGCGCGTTCGGGCGTGAGGCGGTAGTCGGCCAGGCGGCCTTCATGGGCGCACCGCAGGCACCGCCGGTCACCCTGGTGCAGCGCCCGCTGTACAACACCCAGGAAGGCTACGGCAGCGCCATCGTCCCCGGCGTGGCCGAACTGATCGTGCACCAGACCCTGCTGATGGGCATCGGCGTCCTGCTCGGCGGCCGTCGTCTCGCGCTCGGCCGGCGCCTGCGCTTCGACCTGCCGACCCTGGCCGGCATGGCACTGGGCTTCGGCCTGATCGGCCTGTTCGGCCTGTTCTACTACGCCGGCTTCACCGCCTGGGTGCAGGACTATCCACGCGGTGGCAATCCACTGGGCCAGCTGCTGGGCGGCACCCTGTTCATCGCCGCGACGGTGGCGTTCGGCCTGTTCGTCGGCAGTTTCTTCCGCACCCGCGAACGTGCGTTCCAGTACATCATCGCCACCTCCATCCCGCTGTTCTTCCTGGCCAACCTGTCCTGGCCGGCAGTGATGACGCCACGCCCGCTGGTGTGGCTGGCGCAGCTGCTACCAACCACCTCGGGCATCAACCTGATGGTGCGCCTGAACCAGATGGACGCCCGCCTGGCCGAAGTCAGCCACGAACTGATCACCCTCAGCATCCTGCTGCTGCTCTACGGCAGCCTCGCCGCCTGGCGCCTCCTCGCAAAAAAGGGGACGGAGGGGATTAAGTCGTAA
- a CDS encoding ABC transporter permease, translated as MAPALNPDGGGFAASWRRELRSLRGNRADLMLVTVLPLLMLAVMAWMFTPSVMRDIPIAVVDLDHSSDSRLLLRMLDASPGVRIASQPADMEDARSQLRSLDVFAIVLVPRDVTRQALRGRQGTVFAYYNATYMTTGQSAARDIGDAVSAWNARLLRERIGLQVGPGKLRAAPIAVQSDILYNPARSYELFLLPLIFPAVLSLVLALAVAGSLGREIRDGTLPDWLGHTPWAAIAGKVAPYILLFSLYGALGLGYLAWLRGDGVAGSVLLLLLAQPLFYLATAAYALFFVGVTRNMGTALSAVGLSIGTALAFSSATFPVLDGPLFTRIWHQLLPLSAYIKLQTQQQFIGSPLLVSLWPLATLLLMSVVAGGIGGLRLIAFARTPDAAQPARADA; from the coding sequence ATGGCCCCAGCACTGAACCCTGATGGCGGCGGCTTCGCCGCGTCGTGGCGGCGCGAGCTGCGGTCGCTGCGCGGCAACCGAGCCGACCTGATGCTGGTCACCGTGCTGCCGCTGCTGATGCTGGCGGTGATGGCATGGATGTTCACCCCCTCGGTGATGCGCGACATCCCGATTGCCGTGGTCGACCTCGACCACAGCAGTGACAGCCGCCTGCTGCTGCGCATGCTCGATGCCAGCCCGGGCGTGCGCATCGCCAGCCAACCAGCCGACATGGAGGACGCACGCTCGCAGCTGCGCAGCCTGGATGTGTTCGCCATCGTGCTGGTGCCGCGCGACGTTACCCGGCAGGCGCTGCGCGGGCGCCAGGGCACGGTGTTCGCCTATTACAACGCCACCTACATGACCACCGGCCAGTCCGCCGCGCGTGATATCGGCGATGCGGTCTCGGCCTGGAACGCACGACTGCTGCGCGAGCGCATCGGCCTGCAGGTCGGCCCAGGCAAGCTGCGTGCGGCACCGATCGCGGTGCAGTCGGACATCCTCTACAACCCGGCACGCAGCTACGAGCTGTTCCTGCTGCCGCTGATCTTCCCGGCGGTGCTGTCGCTGGTGCTCGCGCTTGCCGTAGCCGGCAGCCTTGGCCGCGAGATCCGCGATGGCACCCTGCCCGACTGGCTGGGCCACACGCCGTGGGCCGCCATCGCCGGCAAGGTTGCACCGTACATCCTGCTGTTCTCGCTGTACGGTGCGCTCGGGCTCGGCTACCTGGCCTGGCTGCGCGGCGACGGCGTAGCGGGCAGCGTGCTCCTGCTGCTGCTCGCACAGCCGCTGTTCTACCTGGCCACTGCGGCCTACGCGTTGTTCTTCGTCGGCGTCACCCGCAACATGGGCACCGCGCTGTCGGCGGTGGGGCTGAGCATCGGCACCGCATTGGCGTTCTCCAGCGCTACCTTCCCGGTGCTGGACGGCCCCCTGTTCACCCGCATCTGGCATCAGCTGCTGCCGCTCAGCGCCTACATCAAGCTGCAGACCCAGCAACAGTTCATCGGTTCGCCGCTGCTGGTCTCGCTGTGGCCGTTGGCCACGCTGCTGCTGATGTCGGTGGTGGCCGGCGGCATCGGTGGCCTGCGCCTGATCGCCTTCGCGCGTACGCCTGACGCTGCGCAGCCGGCGAGGGCCGACGCATGA
- a CDS encoding HlyD family secretion protein, which translates to MSDVLHDDATTPPGKRRLGPILIVVLLVVVVLGLWLAWRSPADQIQGMADADTINVAAKITARVAELKVREGDRVQPGQVLFLLDSPEVAAKEQQAHGALAAAQAVADKADEGARSEDIRAAEANWKRAEAGATLADATYQRVQNLFNEGVMTRQKRDEAHAQATSSRELARAARAQYDMALSGAREQDKRAAQGQVQQAQGAVAEVNAARAEVEGRAPVAGEINKRMADPGELVPAGYPVFTLVDIDRMWVAMNLRESQMQGLKVGSKLRGSVPALGQDGEFEVYFINPAGDYATWRTTRQSSGYDVRSFEVRVRPVRRIEGFRPGMSVLFAWPQH; encoded by the coding sequence ATGAGTGATGTGCTGCACGACGATGCGACGACGCCCCCGGGCAAGCGCCGGCTGGGACCGATTCTGATAGTAGTGCTGCTGGTGGTGGTGGTGCTCGGCCTGTGGCTGGCCTGGCGCAGCCCGGCCGACCAGATCCAGGGCATGGCCGATGCGGACACCATCAACGTGGCCGCCAAGATCACCGCGCGCGTGGCCGAACTGAAGGTGCGCGAGGGCGACCGCGTGCAGCCCGGGCAGGTGCTGTTCCTGCTCGACAGCCCCGAGGTGGCCGCCAAGGAACAGCAGGCACACGGCGCCCTGGCCGCGGCGCAGGCGGTGGCCGACAAGGCCGATGAAGGCGCGCGCAGCGAGGACATCCGCGCCGCCGAAGCCAACTGGAAGCGCGCCGAAGCCGGCGCGACGCTGGCCGACGCCACCTACCAGCGCGTGCAGAACCTGTTCAATGAAGGGGTGATGACCCGGCAGAAGCGCGATGAAGCACATGCCCAGGCCACCAGCTCGCGCGAACTGGCCCGCGCCGCGCGCGCGCAGTACGACATGGCGCTGTCTGGCGCGCGCGAGCAGGACAAGCGCGCCGCGCAGGGCCAGGTGCAGCAGGCGCAGGGCGCGGTGGCCGAAGTCAACGCCGCGCGCGCCGAAGTGGAAGGGCGGGCGCCGGTCGCCGGCGAGATCAACAAGCGCATGGCCGACCCGGGTGAACTGGTGCCGGCCGGCTATCCGGTGTTCACCCTGGTCGACATCGACCGCATGTGGGTGGCGATGAACCTGCGCGAATCGCAGATGCAGGGCCTGAAGGTCGGCAGCAAGCTGCGTGGCAGCGTGCCGGCGCTCGGCCAGGACGGCGAGTTCGAGGTCTATTTCATCAATCCGGCCGGTGACTATGCGACCTGGCGTACCACCCGCCAGTCGTCCGGCTACGACGTCCGCAGCTTCGAGGTGCGGGTGCGCCCGGTACGCCGCATCGAGGGCTTCCGCCCCGGCATGAGCGTGCTGTTCGCATGGCCCCAGCACTGA
- a CDS encoding TolC family protein produces the protein MGVIGRRTRMLRAKAALALTLATCLPITASAQSITDAPALDWEQARQRLEQVSDALAAADAAVRNKQDLQDATRLLRLPEITGEVRRLQFQKTLTLPLGSLAPVAEAFGIDSPLSFTERDWRTRPVVTAVLPLYTGGVIPAAQRAASAAHEQASAEREAQRQSLTVQLAQAYFGQRLAEQAVEVRRDVRDGLNRHLSDAEKLEREGFATRAQRLQATVARDKAEREYQKTVNDLATLKAALSTLLRSGGEVQPVSPLFVQRAPLEPVARFERTAQARQPQIARLRAMVAQAEQGVRVQQAKLKPQIFAFGQYDFRRRDEMLTDPDWAFGIGLKYTFLSPNSRPAQISAARAQQEQAEAGLREAENQVALGVRKAWNELETARQQFVLLDSSIAQAQENLRLQELAFREGQATSLDVIDARLGLGGARVERAQAAYQYDVALAQLLEVSGQMDRFEEFRRRADEVIDHE, from the coding sequence ATGGGCGTGATCGGCCGACGTACAAGGATGCTCCGCGCAAAGGCCGCGCTGGCGCTGACGCTGGCAACCTGCCTGCCCATCACTGCGTCGGCGCAGTCCATCACCGACGCACCGGCTTTGGACTGGGAACAGGCACGGCAGCGCCTGGAACAGGTCTCCGATGCGCTGGCCGCCGCCGACGCCGCCGTGCGCAACAAGCAGGACCTGCAGGACGCCACCCGCCTGCTGCGCCTGCCGGAGATCACCGGCGAAGTGCGCCGCCTGCAGTTCCAGAAGACCCTGACCCTGCCGCTGGGTTCACTGGCGCCGGTGGCCGAAGCCTTCGGCATCGACTCGCCGCTGTCGTTCACCGAACGCGACTGGCGCACCCGCCCGGTGGTGACTGCGGTGCTGCCGCTGTACACCGGCGGGGTGATCCCTGCTGCACAGCGCGCCGCCAGCGCCGCCCATGAACAGGCCAGCGCCGAGCGCGAGGCGCAACGCCAGTCGCTGACCGTGCAGCTGGCACAGGCCTATTTCGGCCAGCGCCTGGCCGAACAGGCCGTGGAGGTGCGCCGCGATGTGCGCGATGGCCTCAACCGCCACTTGTCCGACGCCGAGAAACTGGAGCGCGAGGGCTTCGCCACCCGCGCCCAGCGCCTGCAGGCCACCGTGGCCCGCGACAAAGCCGAGCGCGAGTACCAGAAGACGGTGAACGACCTGGCCACCTTGAAGGCCGCGCTGTCCACCCTGCTGCGCAGCGGCGGTGAGGTGCAGCCGGTATCACCGCTGTTCGTGCAGCGCGCGCCGCTGGAGCCGGTCGCCCGCTTCGAACGCACCGCGCAGGCCCGCCAGCCGCAGATCGCGCGCCTGCGGGCGATGGTGGCGCAGGCCGAACAGGGCGTGCGCGTGCAGCAGGCCAAGCTGAAACCGCAGATCTTCGCCTTCGGCCAGTACGACTTCCGTCGTCGCGATGAAATGCTGACCGATCCGGACTGGGCCTTCGGCATCGGACTGAAGTACACCTTCCTGTCGCCGAACTCGCGGCCGGCGCAGATCAGCGCCGCGCGTGCGCAGCAGGAGCAGGCCGAAGCGGGCCTGCGCGAAGCCGAGAACCAGGTTGCGCTGGGCGTGCGCAAGGCCTGGAACGAACTGGAAACCGCGCGCCAGCAGTTCGTGCTGCTCGACAGCAGCATCGCCCAGGCACAGGAAAACCTGCGCCTGCAGGAGCTGGCGTTCCGCGAAGGCCAGGCCACCTCGCTGGATGTGATCGACGCGCGGCTCGGCCTCGGCGGTGCCCGCGTCGAGCGCGCACAGGCTGCCTACCAATACGATGTTGCGCTGGCACAGCTGCTGGAGGTCAGTGGACAGATGGACCGTTTCGAAGAGTTCCGGCGGCGTGCGGACGAGGTGATCGACCATGAGTGA
- a CDS encoding LysR family transcriptional regulator ArgP has product MDLVHPQLAAFAAVLEEGSFEAAARRLSISPSALSQRIKALEDRLGQVLLVRQAPCRPTAAGEALLRRVRPMQALEAEALAELLPERGSDAARTPIPLAVNDDSLDTWFVPAIAELHQRHGYLFDLRMDDQDHTLQLLRDGSVLGAVTAESQPVKGCNVHPLGAMRYHAIASPGFARRYFSDGMQAAALARAPMLVFNRKDELQWRFVRRLTRARLQPPLHYLPSSTGFVEAAACGLGWGMAPETLIAPAVRDGRVVVLEPRRWLDVPLYWQHAAVRSSTLQHITQALRSAASSTLR; this is encoded by the coding sequence ATGGATCTGGTACATCCGCAACTGGCCGCGTTTGCCGCGGTGCTGGAGGAAGGCAGCTTCGAGGCTGCGGCACGCCGCCTGTCGATCAGCCCCTCGGCGCTGTCGCAGCGGATCAAGGCCCTGGAGGACCGGCTCGGCCAGGTACTGCTGGTCCGCCAGGCGCCGTGCCGCCCCACCGCGGCCGGGGAGGCCCTTCTGCGCCGGGTTCGCCCGATGCAGGCACTGGAGGCCGAGGCCTTGGCCGAACTGCTGCCCGAGCGTGGCAGCGACGCTGCGCGCACGCCGATCCCCTTGGCGGTCAACGACGACTCGCTCGATACCTGGTTCGTGCCGGCCATCGCCGAACTGCACCAGCGCCACGGCTACCTGTTCGACCTGCGCATGGATGACCAGGACCACACCCTGCAGCTGCTGCGCGATGGCAGCGTGCTCGGCGCGGTCACTGCCGAAAGCCAGCCGGTGAAAGGCTGCAACGTGCATCCGCTTGGCGCCATGCGCTACCACGCCATCGCCTCGCCCGGCTTCGCCCGCCGGTACTTCAGCGATGGCATGCAGGCCGCCGCATTGGCACGCGCACCGATGCTGGTGTTCAACCGCAAGGATGAACTGCAATGGCGCTTCGTGCGGCGGCTGACCCGCGCGCGCCTGCAGCCGCCGCTACACTACCTGCCTTCCTCCACCGGTTTCGTCGAAGCCGCAGCGTGCGGACTCGGCTGGGGCATGGCCCCGGAAACCCTGATCGCACCCGCCGTGCGCGACGGCCGCGTGGTGGTACTGGAACCCCGCCGCTGGCTGGATGTGCCGCTGTACTGGCAGCATGCCGCCGTGCGCTCAAGCACGTTGCAGCACATCACCCAGGCGCTGCGCAGCGCGGCCAGCAGCACCCTTCGCTGA
- a CDS encoding LysE/ArgO family amino acid transporter, which yields MWIAATTAGLFAGAGLIIAIGAQNAFVLRQGLQRRHVGTVVLACAGADIALILAGVGGMGALVQQWPLLLQVLRFGGAAFLLWYGLQAGLRAWHGGSALAAAETQGGSGRQVLLTCLAFTLLNPHVYLDTVVLLGSLSTRYPGDLRWAFAAGACVASVAWFCTLGYGARLLQPVFRRPAAWRVLDAGVAVFMFCLATLLLLRPL from the coding sequence ATGTGGATCGCCGCTACCACCGCCGGCCTGTTCGCAGGTGCCGGCCTGATCATCGCCATCGGTGCGCAGAATGCCTTCGTCCTGCGCCAGGGGCTGCAACGTCGCCATGTCGGAACGGTGGTGCTGGCCTGTGCCGGCGCTGATATCGCGCTGATCCTGGCCGGCGTTGGCGGCATGGGGGCGTTGGTGCAGCAGTGGCCGTTGCTGCTGCAGGTGCTGCGCTTCGGCGGTGCGGCGTTCCTGCTCTGGTATGGACTGCAGGCCGGATTGCGCGCCTGGCACGGTGGCAGTGCCTTGGCCGCCGCCGAGACGCAGGGTGGCAGCGGGCGCCAGGTACTGTTGACCTGCCTGGCGTTCACGCTGCTCAATCCGCACGTCTATCTGGATACGGTGGTGCTGCTCGGCAGCTTGTCCACGCGTTACCCCGGCGATCTGCGCTGGGCCTTCGCCGCCGGAGCCTGCGTGGCCAGCGTGGCCTGGTTCTGCACGTTGGGCTATGGCGCGCGCCTGTTGCAGCCGGTGTTCCGCAGGCCGGCTGCGTGGCGCGTGCTGGACGCAGGGGTGGCGGTCTTCATGTTCTGCCTCGCCACGCTGCTGCTGTTGCGCCCGCTCTAG
- the map gene encoding type I methionyl aminopeptidase, producing MIKQPHEIALMAESGRLLAQVFAALDRLPLQGRSTMEINDFVERMIVDELQARPASKGQYGFPYVLNTSIDNVICHGVPSTTDVLRNGQIVNLDITLEKNGYIADSSTTYLVGEVDYAARRLVQTTYQAMWKGIATVRPGARLGDIGHAIARHARSHGYSVVKEYCGHGIGQEMHEEPQILHYGHPNTGMTLEEGMVFTIEPMLNQGKPAIRQQPDEWPVYTRDGKLSAQFEHTVAVTASGVRVLTLRPGEAPLCAVDAA from the coding sequence ATGATCAAGCAGCCGCACGAAATCGCGCTGATGGCCGAATCGGGTCGCCTGCTGGCGCAGGTGTTCGCCGCGCTCGACCGGCTGCCGCTGCAGGGCCGCAGCACCATGGAAATCAACGATTTCGTCGAGCGCATGATCGTCGATGAACTGCAGGCAAGGCCGGCCAGCAAGGGCCAGTACGGTTTCCCGTATGTGCTCAACACCTCGATCGACAACGTGATCTGCCACGGCGTGCCCAGCACCACCGACGTGCTGCGCAACGGCCAGATCGTCAACCTCGACATCACCCTGGAGAAGAACGGCTACATCGCCGACTCCAGCACCACCTACCTGGTCGGTGAGGTCGACTATGCCGCGCGCCGGCTGGTGCAGACCACCTACCAGGCGATGTGGAAAGGCATCGCCACGGTGCGCCCCGGCGCGCGCCTGGGCGACATCGGCCACGCCATCGCCCGCCACGCGCGCAGCCATGGCTACAGCGTGGTGAAGGAATACTGCGGCCACGGCATCGGCCAGGAGATGCACGAGGAACCGCAGATCCTGCACTACGGTCATCCGAACACCGGCATGACACTGGAAGAAGGCATGGTGTTCACCATCGAACCGATGCTCAACCAGGGCAAGCCGGCCATCCGCCAGCAACCGGACGAATGGCCGGTGTATACGCGCGACGGCAAGCTGTCGGCGCAGTTCGAACACACCGTGGCGGTCACCGCCAGTGGCGTGCGCGTGCTCACCCTGCGCCCCGGCGAAGCGCCATTGTGTGCGGTGGATGCGGCCTAG
- a CDS encoding ParD-like family protein produces MGIVNIDDTLHDQLRRACTVSSRSINAQANFWIRVGMLCEMNPTLSFQDIVASELRAAGVQPQALAPGRA; encoded by the coding sequence ATGGGCATCGTCAACATCGATGACACCCTGCACGACCAGCTGCGCCGTGCCTGTACCGTCTCCAGCCGCTCGATCAACGCCCAGGCCAACTTCTGGATCCGGGTCGGCATGCTGTGCGAGATGAATCCCACGCTGAGCTTCCAGGACATCGTCGCCAGCGAACTGCGCGCGGCCGGCGTACAGCCACAGGCGCTGGCGCCCGGGCGGGCCTGA
- a CDS encoding bleomycin resistance protein, which yields MPQTVIPQLRMRHADTSLPFYVQGLGFVVDWEHRFEPGFPLFAQLTRDGQTLFLTEHTGDCEVGGAVYFIVEDVDALHRAFSAANVPIEQPPHDTEWGSREMLLRDPDGNRLRFATHAD from the coding sequence ATGCCCCAGACCGTCATCCCGCAGCTGCGCATGCGCCATGCCGACACCTCCCTGCCGTTCTACGTGCAGGGCCTGGGCTTCGTGGTCGACTGGGAACACCGCTTCGAACCCGGCTTCCCGCTGTTCGCCCAGCTCACCCGCGACGGCCAGACCCTCTTCCTCACCGAACACACCGGTGATTGCGAGGTCGGCGGCGCGGTGTACTTCATCGTCGAGGATGTCGATGCGCTGCACCGTGCCTTCAGCGCCGCGAACGTGCCGATCGAGCAGCCGCCGCATGACACCGAATGGGGCAGCCGCGAGATGCTGCTGCGTGACCCCGACGGCAACCGCCTGCGCTTCGCCACCCACGCAGACTGA
- a CDS encoding arginase family protein gives MPLRSPLILDLDGGVLPLPQAQTLALPQWHDPLRFACSNATLDRFAADVLAPLPAQLGTVMLGSGDFHHLSLPLLRRMRAQAPFQLVVLDNHPDNMRFPFGMHCGSWVNAASKLPQISHIHVLGITSSDIGLGHAWENHWRPLLGGRLTYWCMDVDVGWGHRLGMGRAFRRFEHPEALVAAFAAEQAKSPQPTYLSIDKDVFAEDVARSNWDQGRFQLEDALVVIEALRAGGLVGSDITGEVSLANYRSRFKRWLSSLDGQPDIPADDLPVWQARHQQVNRELLAAMATVPTVC, from the coding sequence ATGCCGTTGCGTTCCCCGCTGATCCTGGACCTGGATGGTGGCGTGCTGCCGCTGCCCCAGGCGCAGACCCTGGCCCTGCCGCAGTGGCACGATCCGCTGCGCTTCGCCTGCAGCAATGCCACGCTGGACCGCTTCGCCGCTGACGTGCTGGCCCCGCTGCCGGCCCAGCTCGGCACGGTCATGCTTGGCAGTGGCGATTTCCACCACCTCAGCCTGCCGCTGCTGCGGCGCATGCGCGCGCAGGCACCGTTCCAGCTGGTGGTACTGGACAACCACCCCGACAACATGCGCTTCCCGTTCGGCATGCATTGCGGATCGTGGGTGAACGCCGCCAGCAAGCTGCCGCAGATCTCGCATATCCATGTGCTGGGCATCACCTCCAGCGACATCGGCCTTGGCCATGCCTGGGAGAACCATTGGCGCCCCCTGCTGGGCGGTCGCCTCACGTACTGGTGCATGGACGTGGACGTGGGCTGGGGCCATCGCCTGGGCATGGGCCGCGCCTTCCGCCGTTTCGAACATCCCGAGGCACTGGTCGCTGCGTTCGCTGCCGAGCAGGCCAAGTCGCCGCAACCGACCTACCTGTCCATCGACAAGGATGTGTTCGCCGAGGACGTGGCCCGCAGCAACTGGGATCAGGGCCGTTTCCAGCTGGAAGACGCGCTGGTGGTGATCGAGGCGCTGCGCGCCGGCGGACTGGTCGGCAGTGACATCACCGGCGAAGTGTCGCTGGCCAACTACCGCAGCCGGTTCAAGCGCTGGCTGTCGTCGCTGGATGGCCAGCCCGACATCCCTGCCGACGATCTTCCCGTATGGCAGGCGCGCCACCAGCAGGTGAACCGCGAACTGCTGGCGGCGATGGCTACGGTGCCGACGGTCTGCTGA
- a CDS encoding GNAT family N-acetyltransferase has protein sequence MEMTSRASSTALEPAALLEGFLAHPPLGFEASRLPSGLPTFRAPLDLTTTMDDALRGKLLGLPLSRLWRPWITWQTRFVGATSTEYTPLPAHLAPEALAEDVTRHAIGDTRLLVVKDLAIDSPLLDDAANAHSGAFLQALLARGFVELEGMPLAWVAIDFDSLDGYLGRLSSSRRKNIRRKLRSRDDLQIDCIASGDPALADPQLQAELYALYLGVYAQSAVHFDQLDLPYFQHLLADSQGQGRMFLYRHQGQLIGWNLCYVHAGKLVDKYIGLAYPQSREHNLYAVSWMHNLEYALQHGLSHYVAGWTDSRIKAELGASFTSTRHAIHARSPLLRAALRRLAPHLQGEPDGGG, from the coding sequence ATGGAGATGACGTCACGTGCGTCCAGCACTGCGCTGGAACCGGCCGCGCTGCTGGAGGGCTTCCTGGCCCACCCGCCGCTCGGATTCGAGGCAAGCCGCCTGCCCAGCGGCCTGCCGACCTTCCGTGCGCCGCTGGACCTGACCACCACGATGGACGACGCACTGCGCGGCAAGCTGCTTGGCCTGCCGCTGTCGCGCCTGTGGCGGCCCTGGATCACCTGGCAGACCCGCTTCGTCGGTGCCACCAGCACCGAGTACACCCCGCTGCCGGCGCACCTCGCGCCGGAGGCGCTGGCCGAGGACGTGACGCGTCACGCGATCGGCGATACCCGGCTGCTGGTGGTCAAGGACCTGGCGATCGATTCACCGCTGCTGGACGACGCCGCCAATGCACACAGCGGGGCCTTCCTGCAGGCGCTGCTGGCACGTGGCTTCGTTGAACTGGAAGGCATGCCGCTGGCCTGGGTGGCGATCGATTTCGATTCGCTCGACGGCTATCTCGGCCGCCTGTCGTCTTCGCGTCGCAAGAACATCCGGCGCAAGCTGCGCTCGCGTGATGACCTGCAGATCGACTGCATCGCCAGCGGTGATCCGGCGCTGGCGGACCCGCAGCTGCAGGCCGAACTGTATGCCCTTTACCTGGGCGTATATGCGCAGAGCGCGGTGCATTTCGACCAGCTCGACCTGCCCTACTTCCAGCACCTGCTGGCCGACAGCCAGGGCCAGGGGCGGATGTTCCTGTACCGCCACCAGGGCCAGCTGATCGGCTGGAACCTGTGCTACGTGCACGCCGGCAAGCTGGTGGACAAGTACATCGGCCTGGCCTACCCGCAGTCGCGCGAGCACAACCTGTACGCGGTCAGCTGGATGCACAACCTCGAATACGCGCTGCAGCACGGCCTGAGCCATTACGTGGCCGGCTGGACCGACTCGCGGATCAAGGCCGAACTGGGTGCGAGCTTCACTTCCACCCGGCATGCGATCCACGCGCGCTCACCGCTGCTGCGCGCCGCCCTGCGCAGGCTGGCGCCGCATCTGCAGGGCGAGCCTGATGGAGGCGGTTGA